A segment of the Gossypium hirsutum isolate 1008001.06 chromosome D10, Gossypium_hirsutum_v2.1, whole genome shotgun sequence genome:
cccgctgaatattttttaaatttttatttgattttatctttttctattttttgactttttctacttattttttgtgggaaatattttttaatattctatcacagtgccataaatatgcatgtaaaatttcagaccaatcggacaatgtttacccactcaaatgaattttttttcaaaaaatttttgcCGTAAAAACTGCTATATGCtgtttttttaaaggaaatcagtttagaaatcaaccaagacacccaaaacgcccaaaatcggaTACCAAATGATAGCAAGTTGCACACGGacaaagatcgagttgtcaagtcacgggaaaagtCCTACAAAAACTATAGACACGTGGATCTAAAACGAAAAcagaaaattaacattaatagCAAAAGATCTATAAAGAAACACCccaaaacaagaaagaatcaACCATGagtcaaaacacttattaatagggttTCTTGGAAGCAAAGAAATCGAAATTCAACTCAGAAAGACTCCCAAAAACTAAATGTTTATTGACGCCAAAGAATGTTACCAAAACAGATTcttgaagcttggaatggctgaaaatgcaacaagaacaatcacgccaagttaatcaacaattcagcacaaataaaaataattaaagaagaacAAACAGCAAGAAAGATAattaagtcctaagaagccttgaaatcaagaaagatttcacaactcccttcaaacggctcgaatctaccctccaatgtaaaaacacggcaagaagaaggctggAGATGTTTCCCACAATCAGAAAGATTGTTAAagctacttctaaagaaaactcaagagaaaattcttggagaaactcaaagagaattttcactaaATAAAATCTGGCTTCAATGTAATGTTCttaagggtggccggccaagccatatatataggccttctaactactttcctagccctactaggaaaactaaaaaaaaatcccTAATTGTTGACTTTCAAGGGGAATTttgtccaaggcctttaaatgggcttATTGGACTGAATTCtcacatagaaatttattcataaagtctaaaaattaaaactaagtatttaaagaattaaaattttacaaattgggccactttgacaatttggcctaattttcaactaagtctaatttaaacttcttggtggggcttggaacatcttattgggtcatatcttcaagaacttgagtttgtaatccgttctctcccaaaattggttcgttgatgctcgtaactgagatccgaTGTGCCTTAGCTGTAAggttcggtttcttggaccaagatttccaagatttgaaatcttgattttcttgattattgaaatcgctcaaaatagaaagattattcagtttcttgattttcttgaaaccaagaaagtgaatcttgattttctttttcctttgtatacgcatctaaggcattgctaatgaagtcttgaatggttccatttagtttcatacgcatttgcttggcctttgacttcgttattaggccttgtggtaatttgagcccatcatgttcttgagcttgagttgggcctttgtgactcgtatcataatcctcagccttaggagattcggtgctgcgagggacttggaggtggccacaaaTCTGCTGCAGTTTACTCTTGCTTTTCTgttaatttaatttacatgtttggttttgtttttgCAATAAGGCCTTTgagttggtttaaatttttaattgggcttttgcttaccGATTTTAAAACTGCTAGTTAGGAGTAGACgcgttttaaaataattactattttcaaagacaggttttttttgttaaacaataaaatttaaaaagcttccgcgattTAGAACTAACTTATTAAAACGAAATCTAATAACAAGACAAACGTTTTTCTTTAATAATAAAGGAGTTAATTTTAAACTTGGAAACAAATTTTTACCAACGAGTCCAATCTTTCGatagacacttcaatgtgacacatcagatccgaccgtaacgtctaggctgggtttaagTGCTTTAAGTGCCTCGGAAGGGGGCATATTGCCAGCCAATGTCCCAACTATAACATTATGGTGGATCGTGCGAACGGAGAAATCGAATCAGAGGAAGAAAAACTTGAAGATGAGCCCGAAGCGGGTTCTGACGAAGAGGAAGAAATTGAACAAGTCCCTGAAGGAGAACTTCTTATTGTCAAAAGGAGCCTTAGCATCCAAGGTGTGGAAGACGATCAACAACGAGAAAATATTTTCCACACACGATGCCAAGTTCAAGGGAAAATATGTAGCGTCatcattgatggtggtagctGCACGAATGTGGCGAGCACTTTTATGGTTGAGAAGTTAGGCTTTCCAACCACGAAGCACACGAGCCCTTACAAACTCCAATGGCTCAATAATGGCGGTGAAGTCAAGGTCACCAAGCAAGTTCTAGTTTCATTCTCCATTGGAAAATATTGCGACGAGGTACTATGCGATGTTCTTCCAATGCATGCGGGTCACTTGCTACTTGGCCCTCTGTGGCAATTTGATCGTCGAGTCATGCACGATGGATACTCAGACCGCTATTCTTTCAAGAATATGTGAAGAAATGTAACCTTAGCCCCGTTGACGCCAAAGCAAGTCTATGAGGACCAAGTTAAATTAGAACAATCGATAGaaaaaacgagagaaaaagaaaagagtgaaaatgcaaaagaaaagaaaaatgagaaaaaaagaggaaaaactatacaagaaaatgaaaagaaattgagaaaagaaaaagacgaaaaggaaaaggaaagtgAAAAATTGAGTGTTTTTGCAAGGGTTAGTGATGTTCGAAAAGCATTTTTTATGAGGTAACCGATCCTTGTGCTCATGTACAAGGAAAATTTTCTTAACACTAATGAAATTTCCGAGAACATTCTATCTTCTGTTGcctctcttttgcaggatttcaAAGATGTATTTCCGGATGATTTGCCAAGTGGTTTGCCACCCCTTCGTGGGATTGAGCACCAAATCGACTTCGTGCCTGGAGCCTTTATTCTGAATCGACTAGCATACCGAACCAATCCCGAAGAAACCAACGAGCTGCAAAGACAAATCAATGAACTCATGGAAAAGGGCTACATTCGAGAGAGCCTTAGTCCTTGCGCTGTGCCAGTATTGTTGGTACCCAAGAAGGATGGAACTTGGTGTATGTATGTTGACTGTTGCGccataaataaaataaccattaaatatcGTAATCCGATACTGCGTCTCGACAACATGCTTGATGAACTGAGCTGTgccaaattattttcaaaaatcgatcTCAAGAACGGGTACCACCAGATTCGCATGCGAgagggtgatgaatggaagacAGCTTTTAAAACGAAACAcagtttgtatgagtggttagttaTGCCGTTTGATCTAACCAACGCCCCTAGCACATTCATGAGACTTATGAACCATGTGTTGAGAtcttttattggtaatttttgtgttgtgtattttgacgatatattaatttatagcaAGTCCTTAGAAGAGCATGTAATGCATCTCAGGTCTGTTTTGGATGTTCTTCGTAAAGACACTTTATATGATAATCTTAAAAAGTGAACGTTCTGTTCTAATAAAATGGTTTTTCTTGGTTTTGTAGTTAGCTCGGATGGACTCGAGGTGGACCAAGAAAAGCTGAAGGCAATCCAAGAGTGGTCGAGACCAACGAGTATCAGGCAAGTGAGAAGCTTCCATGGCTTGGCAAGCTTCTATCGACGCTTTGTGCCTAATTTTAGCTCTCTGGCTGCACCATTGACGAGCGTAATCAAGAAAAATTCCACCTTCCATTGGGGTGATGAGCAAGAGAAAGCTTTGACTATTATTAAGGATTGTCTTACTAAAGCCCCGTTATTAACTCTACCTGATTTTTCTAAgacatttgaaattgagtgtgatgcATCAGGTGTAGGAATAGGTGCCGTGTTGACTCAAGATTGGAGGCCGATCGCTTATTTTAGCGAAAAATTGAATGGAGCCGTGCTGAACTATCCCGtttatgacaaggagatgtaCGCCCTCATTCGAGCCCTTGAGATGTGGCAGCACTACTTGTGGCCAAAAGAATTCGTGATTCATTCTGATCGCGAGGCGCTTAAACACATTAAAAGCCAACACAAATTGAACAAAAGGCATTCTAAATGGGTCGAATACCTAGAGTTGTTTCCCTATGTCATTAAGCATAAAAAAGGTAAAGAAAACATAATGGCCGACGCATTATCAAGGAGGTATACGCTTCTATCACATTTAGATTCCAAATTACTTGGTTTTGTGTTTCTGAAAGATTTGTATGCCACTAATAATGATTTTGGTGAAATTTATGTTGCTTGTGAAAATTGTGTATCCCGCAAAGTTCTAGTAGGGATCTATTAGTAAACGAGGCACATAGTAGGGGCCTCATGGTTCATTTTGGCGTGGGAAAAATGTTGGCTACCATCCAAGAACATTTTTACTGGCCGAAAATGAAGCGGGATGTTAAACGAGTTTGTGGACGTTGTTTGACGTGCAAGAAAGCCAAATCCACAATCAAATCACATGGACTATATACACCGCTTCCAATTCCTAAAGGTCCTTGGATGGATATATCCATGGATTTCGTCCTTGGATTACCTAGGACTAAGACGGGGAAGGATTCAATATTTGTTGCCGTCGATCGTTTttctaaaatgtcacattttatagCTTTTACAAAAAC
Coding sequences within it:
- the LOC107915664 gene encoding uncharacterized protein, with product MVDRANGEIESEEEKLEDEPEAGSDEEEEIEQVPEGELLIVKRSLSIQGVEDDQQRENIFHTRCQVQGKICSVIIDGGSCTNVASTFMVEKLGFPTTKHTSPYKLQWLNNGGEVKVTKQVLVSFSIGKYCDEDFKDVFPDDLPSGLPPLRGIEHQIDFVPGAFILNRLAYRTNPEETNELQRQINELMEKGYIRESLSPCAVPVLLVPKKDGTWFSSDGLEVDQEKLKAIQEWSRPTSIRQVRSFHGLASFYRRFVPNFSSLAAPLTSVIKKNSTFHWGDEQEKALTIIKDCLTKAPLLTLPDFSKTFEIECDASGVGIGAVLTQDWRPIAYFSEKLNGAVLNYPVYDKEMYALIRALEMWQHYLWPKEFVIHSDREALKHIKSQHKLNKRHSKWVEYLELFPYVIKHKKGKENIMADALSRRYTLLSHLDSKLLGFVFLKDLYATNNDFGEIYVACENCVSRKVLVGIY